From Stigmatopora nigra isolate UIUO_SnigA unplaced genomic scaffold, RoL_Snig_1.1 HiC_scaffold_127, whole genome shotgun sequence, a single genomic window includes:
- the LOC144193161 gene encoding retinol dehydrogenase 7-like produces MYLYLLGFIVIYYLYRWFREIPRVSDKGNKYVYITGCDTGFGNLLARHLDKIGFPVIASCYTEKGEEKLKKSCSGNLTTTHLDVRSMESVAKVADMIKNKVGQHGLWAVVNNAGVAVPTAPCDWLSIDDYKSMLDVNLNGVIAVTLSILPLIKKARGRVVNVASVFGRISPTGGPYTLSKYGVEAFNDSLRLNMAPFGIKVLCIEPGFFKTNVTDAAILSKNVTFLWDKMPQEVREDYGQEYLKKSLAILTDKVAKISDGDLMKVVSCMEHAIAATHPRTRYSPGWDAKLFWLPLSYMPTCISDYILTKQAIPIAKSLE; encoded by the exons ATGTATTTGTACCTGCTGGGATTCATAGTGATCTACTATTTGTACCGCTGGTTCAGGGAGATTCCCAGGGTCTCTGACAAAGGGAACAAATATGTGTACATCACTGGCTGTGACACGGGCTTTGGAAACCTCCTAGCTCGTCACCTGGACAAGATTGGCTTTCCAGTAATTGCCTCTTGCTACACTGAGAAGGGTGAAGAAAAGTTGAAGAAGTCCTGCTCAGGAAACTTGACCACGACACATTTGGATGTTCGATCTATGGAAAGTGTTGCTAAAGTTGCAGACATGATTAAGAACAAAGTCGGACAGCATG GCCTGTGGGCTGTTGTGAACAACGCAGGGGTGGCTGTTCCCACAGCCCCATGTGATTGGCTATCCATCGATGACTACAAGTCTATGCTGGACGTGAACCTAAATGGCGTGATTGCTGTGACTCTGAGCATCCTACCGCTCATCAAGAAGGCTAGGGGTAGAGTGGTGAATGTGGCCAGCGTGTTTGGAAGAATTAGTCCCACCGGCGGTCCGTACACTCTGTCCAAATATGGTGTGGAGGCATTCAACGATAGCCTCAG GCTAAATATGGCACCCTTTGGTATCAAAGTCTTGTGCATTGAGCCAGGGTTCTTCAAAACAAATGTGACTGATGCTGCAATTCTGAGTAAAAATGTAACGTTTCTGTGGGACAAGATGCCTCAGGAGGTCAGAGAGGACTATGGACAGGAGTACCTTAAGAAAT CCCTAGCGATCCTAACAGACAAAGTCGCAAAGATATCAGATGGAGATCTGATGAAAGTCGTCAGTTGCATGGAACACGCAATAGCGGCCACTCACCCTCGAACTCGCTATTCTCCAGGATGGGATGCCAAGCTTTTCTGGTTGCCACTGTCCTACATGCCAACCTGCATCTCCGACTACATTCTGACCAAGCAAGCCATTCCAATTGCAAAGTCATTGGAATAA